From the Leptospira biflexa serovar Patoc strain 'Patoc 1 (Paris)' genome, one window contains:
- a CDS encoding pyruvate dehydrogenase complex dihydrolipoamide acetyltransferase encodes MAKIQEMTQLSPTMEEGTIVKWLKNEGDAISPGDILAEVETDKAVMEMEAYDAGVILKIIQQEGTKLRVGEAMAIIGKPGEDISSLLSNLPKKETQAKGPNPTSPSPSGEVSSESGANGNDRAITQEKAIQEKQTLETPTEAQFPVAQGSAIPTKNSSSSQKPLPLSNIPRGSLRVLASPLAKSIAIEHGIDLHQVLGTGPEGRITKKDVLDSLNKGFRPSSFDSDKMSQDEVVSLNGMRKTIAKRLTESKQNLPHFYLNVDINAKALESFRKEINDFQTSQNPDSANKVSLNDIIVKATAAALKLHPKVNASFQGDSILQFGRVDVGIAVSIDGGLLTPVIRDANRKSILEISKEVKELAKKARDRKLKPEEFTNGTFTISNLGMYGISRFTAIINEPEGAILAVGSAEDKPVVENGVVVAGRVISLTLSCDHRVIDGAVGAEFLKTLRSFLEKPNLLLAVG; translated from the coding sequence ATGGCAAAAATCCAAGAAATGACCCAATTATCTCCTACCATGGAAGAAGGAACCATTGTTAAGTGGTTGAAAAATGAAGGGGACGCAATCAGTCCAGGTGACATCCTAGCAGAAGTCGAAACCGATAAAGCTGTGATGGAGATGGAAGCCTATGATGCAGGTGTGATCCTTAAAATCATCCAACAGGAAGGCACCAAACTGAGAGTTGGTGAAGCCATGGCAATCATTGGAAAACCTGGAGAAGACATCTCCTCCCTCCTTTCCAATCTTCCGAAAAAAGAAACGCAGGCAAAAGGCCCAAATCCCACTAGTCCCTCCCCATCCGGGGAAGTAAGTTCCGAATCGGGAGCTAATGGAAATGATCGAGCTATCACCCAAGAAAAAGCCATACAAGAAAAACAAACCCTAGAAACACCTACCGAAGCCCAATTTCCAGTGGCTCAAGGATCAGCCATTCCTACAAAGAATTCAAGTTCGTCGCAAAAACCTCTGCCTCTTTCCAACATTCCAAGAGGATCCCTCCGTGTACTTGCCTCTCCTCTTGCCAAATCCATCGCCATCGAACATGGAATCGATTTGCACCAAGTTTTGGGAACTGGCCCGGAAGGTAGGATCACCAAAAAAGATGTTCTGGATTCCTTAAACAAAGGTTTTCGTCCATCGAGTTTTGATTCTGACAAGATGAGCCAAGATGAAGTGGTCAGTTTGAATGGAATGCGGAAAACCATTGCCAAACGACTCACAGAATCCAAACAGAACCTCCCCCATTTTTATTTGAATGTGGATATAAATGCCAAAGCACTGGAGTCCTTCCGAAAGGAAATTAACGACTTCCAAACCTCACAAAATCCAGATTCGGCAAATAAGGTGAGTTTGAATGACATCATTGTCAAAGCAACCGCGGCCGCACTCAAACTCCACCCAAAAGTCAATGCGAGTTTCCAAGGAGATTCTATCTTACAATTTGGGAGAGTGGATGTAGGGATTGCTGTCTCCATTGATGGCGGTCTATTAACGCCTGTCATTCGAGATGCGAATCGAAAGTCCATCTTAGAAATTTCAAAAGAAGTGAAGGAACTCGCCAAAAAAGCAAGGGATCGAAAGTTAAAACCGGAAGAATTTACCAATGGAACCTTTACCATTTCCAATTTAGGGATGTATGGGATCAGTCGGTTTACGGCGATCATCAACGAACCGGAAGGAGCCATCCTGGCTGTAGGTTCTGCAGAAGACAAACCGGTTGTGGAAAACGGAGTTGTGGTAGCGGGAAGGGTAATTTCCCTCACACTCTCCTGCGATCATCGTGTGATCGATGGAGCTGTGGGAGCAGAGTTTCTAAAGACCTTAAGGAGCTTTTTGGAAAAACCAAACCTACTCCTTGCAGTCGGTTAA
- a CDS encoding pyruvate dehydrogenase complex E1 component subunit beta, which produces MAILTYREALNRAMIEEMKQDPLIYLMGEEVGHYQGAYKVSQGMLDLFGEGRVIDTPISENGFAGIGVGSAMVGLRPIIEFMTWNFSLVAIDQIINSAAKMNYMSGGQFPMPIVFRGAGGAGGRLAAQHSQAFESWYAHCPGLKVVCPATPKDAYGLLKSSIRDNNPTIFIESEVLYGMKGEVPEGEFTIPLGLGEIKRKGTDITLVTWSRALSFAEEAALILEKEGISVEIVDLRSLRPLDENLIYESVKKTNRAVVVEEGWPVAGFGAQISHLIQKNVFSYLDHPVERVTQMDVPMSYAANLEKMSLPSANRVADTIREMLR; this is translated from the coding sequence ATGGCCATTTTAACCTACAGAGAGGCACTGAACAGAGCCATGATCGAAGAGATGAAGCAAGACCCTCTTATCTATTTAATGGGAGAAGAAGTGGGTCATTACCAAGGAGCGTATAAAGTTTCGCAAGGTATGCTCGATTTATTTGGGGAAGGACGAGTGATTGATACACCGATATCTGAGAATGGATTTGCAGGGATTGGTGTTGGATCGGCGATGGTGGGACTTAGACCCATCATTGAATTTATGACTTGGAATTTTTCCCTTGTGGCAATCGACCAGATCATCAATTCCGCAGCGAAGATGAATTATATGAGTGGTGGACAATTTCCGATGCCGATTGTGTTTCGCGGAGCGGGAGGTGCGGGCGGAAGGCTTGCGGCACAACATTCACAAGCATTTGAATCTTGGTATGCCCATTGCCCTGGCCTCAAGGTGGTCTGCCCTGCGACTCCGAAAGATGCTTATGGACTTCTCAAATCTTCGATCCGAGACAATAACCCGACTATTTTTATCGAATCAGAAGTGTTATACGGGATGAAAGGAGAAGTACCGGAAGGTGAATTTACGATCCCACTGGGCCTCGGTGAAATCAAACGAAAAGGTACGGACATCACCCTTGTGACTTGGTCAAGAGCCCTTAGTTTTGCTGAAGAAGCAGCTTTGATTTTAGAAAAGGAAGGGATATCTGTGGAAATCGTTGACCTTCGCAGTTTACGCCCGTTAGATGAAAATCTGATCTATGAATCTGTAAAAAAAACCAATCGGGCCGTGGTTGTGGAAGAAGGATGGCCTGTCGCTGGATTTGGTGCTCAAATCTCGCACCTCATCCAAAAAAATGTTTTTTCCTATCTAGACCATCCTGTGGAACGAGTCACACAAATGGATGTTCCTATGTCTTACGCTGCCAACTTAGAAAAAATGAGTTTGCCGAGTGCCAATCGAGTGGCTGATACCATCCGCGAGATGTTACGTTAA
- the pdhA gene encoding pyruvate dehydrogenase (acetyl-transferring) E1 component subunit alpha — protein MVSSIPKDSHSVSELKEFYRQMVLIRKFEEAAAKAYSVGKIGGFLHLYIGQEAVGVGSIAALTPHDYIVSTYRDHGHALARGLHPNPLMAELFGKATGISKGNGGSMHFFDKNAHFMGGHISLAAGIAFASKYKKEDSVTICFFGEGAANIGSFHEGLNLAAIWKLPVVFICENNHYAMGTPEYRALAVKDVSIRAHAYDMARDHIEGDEVRKVRDHVKVAVERARRGEGPTLIEVSTYRFRGHSMSDPAKYRTKEELEAYKKKDPLMRARHELELGGIKPNELDKLETDIQTQIDEAYQFAETSPEPPLSQLHKYVYAEDK, from the coding sequence TTGGTTTCTTCTATTCCCAAAGACTCACACTCTGTGAGCGAGTTAAAAGAGTTCTACAGACAGATGGTACTGATACGTAAGTTTGAAGAAGCTGCCGCAAAAGCCTATAGTGTTGGAAAAATCGGTGGATTCCTCCATTTATACATCGGGCAAGAGGCTGTGGGTGTTGGATCGATCGCTGCCCTCACCCCTCACGACTATATCGTATCTACCTACCGTGACCACGGACATGCATTGGCACGTGGTTTACATCCAAATCCTCTGATGGCAGAACTTTTTGGAAAGGCAACGGGAATCTCCAAAGGGAACGGTGGGTCCATGCATTTTTTTGATAAAAATGCCCATTTTATGGGAGGGCACATCTCACTTGCGGCAGGCATCGCCTTTGCTTCCAAATACAAAAAGGAAGATTCCGTTACCATTTGTTTTTTTGGAGAAGGTGCGGCCAATATCGGATCCTTTCACGAAGGACTAAACCTCGCCGCCATTTGGAAACTCCCCGTCGTTTTTATCTGCGAAAACAACCATTATGCGATGGGAACCCCGGAATACCGTGCCCTTGCTGTCAAGGATGTCTCCATCAGAGCCCACGCTTATGATATGGCAAGAGACCATATTGAAGGGGATGAAGTCCGAAAAGTGCGAGACCATGTGAAAGTGGCAGTGGAACGTGCACGGCGCGGCGAAGGACCTACTCTCATCGAAGTCTCAACTTACCGCTTTCGTGGGCATTCGATGTCAGACCCTGCCAAGTATCGAACCAAAGAAGAATTAGAAGCTTATAAAAAAAAGGATCCACTGATGCGGGCAAGACACGAACTTGAGTTAGGTGGGATAAAACCAAATGAGTTAGACAAACTCGAAACTGATATCCAAACACAAATTGATGAGGCCTACCAGTTTGCGGAAACCTCACCAGAGCCCCCTCTCTCCCAACTGCACAAGTATGTGTATGCGGAGGATAAATAA
- the fbp gene encoding class 1 fructose-bisphosphatase: MNATPKQKKLISLSQFILEEQLKIPHASGEFSALLSHLVYAAKIVGREVRKAGLLDDILGATEDTNVQGETQMKLDQYADNAFNQSLKICGHLCVLASEEHEDIIPIPGGYNIGKYTMAIDPLDGSSNIDTNVSIGTIFSIHQRLEPNSKEPGNERDLLQKGHLQRCAGYIIYGSSTMLVLSTGKGVSGFTLDPSVGEFLLSHPNMQMPESGDIYSANEGNASYWSPEVQAYLQKIKSIEGGKKPKTARYIGSLVADFHRNLLKGGIFLYPNDTKSSKYPNGKLRLLYEAAPMAFIAEQAGGMAVTVKGERILDLTPKDLHERTTLIIGSKKEVEEFLTFVAK; the protein is encoded by the coding sequence GTGAACGCAACACCGAAACAAAAAAAACTCATCTCTCTATCGCAATTCATCCTAGAAGAGCAACTCAAAATCCCTCATGCATCTGGAGAATTTTCTGCCCTTCTCAGCCATTTGGTTTATGCCGCAAAAATTGTTGGTCGGGAAGTGAGAAAAGCGGGCCTTTTGGATGACATCCTCGGAGCCACAGAAGACACGAATGTCCAAGGGGAAACCCAAATGAAATTGGACCAATACGCCGATAACGCTTTCAACCAATCCTTAAAAATTTGTGGCCATCTCTGTGTCCTTGCCAGCGAAGAACACGAAGACATCATCCCCATTCCTGGTGGTTACAATATTGGTAAGTACACGATGGCGATCGATCCCTTGGACGGATCCTCCAATATTGACACCAATGTTTCCATCGGGACCATTTTCTCCATCCACCAACGTTTGGAACCAAACTCTAAAGAACCAGGAAATGAACGTGACCTCCTCCAAAAAGGGCATTTGCAACGATGTGCAGGGTACATCATTTATGGTTCCTCAACCATGCTCGTTTTATCGACAGGAAAGGGAGTTTCAGGTTTTACCCTCGATCCAAGTGTGGGTGAATTTTTACTCTCTCATCCCAATATGCAAATGCCAGAATCAGGCGATATTTACTCCGCCAATGAAGGGAATGCCTCCTATTGGTCCCCGGAAGTACAAGCCTACCTCCAAAAAATCAAATCCATAGAAGGAGGGAAAAAACCAAAAACAGCTCGTTACATCGGTTCTCTTGTCGCGGACTTCCATCGGAACCTACTCAAAGGGGGGATTTTCCTCTATCCAAATGACACCAAATCAAGCAAATACCCGAATGGAAAACTAAGGTTATTGTATGAAGCAGCTCCCATGGCCTTCATTGCGGAACAAGCGGGTGGGATGGCAGTCACTGTCAAAGGAGAACGCATCTTGGACCTAACACCGAAAGACCTCCATGAACGAACAACGCTCATCATTGGAAGTAAAAAAGAAGTAGAGGAATTTCTGACATTTGTTGCGAAATAA
- the rpsU gene encoding 30S ribosomal protein S21: MTPQVGIYLKEGESIEAALRRFKRDCANAGIMSEIKRREYFEKPSVIKKKAVEAAKRKRDKKKRLFAKKDKL; encoded by the coding sequence ATGACCCCACAAGTAGGGATTTATTTAAAAGAAGGGGAATCAATCGAGGCGGCGCTTCGTAGATTCAAAAGAGATTGTGCAAATGCTGGTATCATGAGCGAAATCAAACGCCGTGAATACTTTGAAAAACCTAGCGTGATTAAGAAAAAAGCAGTCGAAGCTGCCAAACGCAAAAGAGACAAAAAGAAAAGATTATTCGCTAAAAAAGATAAACTTTAA
- a CDS encoding GatB/YqeY domain-containing protein, which translates to MTLQETISSDLKTALKAKDEIVLGTLRLIKAEIQYELTKTGASELTDTAVMQILKINYKRRKDTALEYDKANRPDLSSKELEEAEIIVRYIPKEVSEEEIGKATEEAILELNAAGPQDMGKVMGKVMAKFKGQNIDGSKVSSLVKQALSAR; encoded by the coding sequence ATGACCCTGCAAGAGACGATTAGTAGCGATCTAAAAACGGCCTTAAAAGCCAAGGATGAAATAGTCCTTGGTACTTTGCGCCTTATCAAAGCAGAAATTCAATATGAATTAACGAAAACCGGTGCTTCTGAACTCACAGATACTGCCGTGATGCAGATTTTAAAAATCAATTACAAACGCAGAAAGGATACCGCTTTGGAGTATGACAAAGCGAATCGTCCTGATCTGTCGAGTAAGGAACTGGAAGAAGCAGAAATCATCGTTCGTTATATTCCGAAAGAAGTCTCCGAAGAGGAAATAGGAAAGGCAACAGAAGAGGCCATCCTAGAACTCAATGCAGCGGGACCTCAGGATATGGGAAAGGTGATGGGTAAAGTAATGGCAAAATTTAAAGGACAAAATATAGACGGCTCCAAGGTATCCTCCCTCGTTAAACAAGCACTTAGCGCCCGTTAA
- the dnaG gene encoding DNA primase — protein MNPYQSFKERVRREVSIDSYINRFVPLRRMGRNLVGICPFHNEKTPSFNVNPEGGFYHCFGCKASGDLFRFVMDYQKVDFLKSLEVLSEYSGIPLVERTKEEEESERKKEALYQISQKALEYFQKNLNTTAGELALKYLESRGMYAEDLKVFKIGFGLPGFGNLRSELFKTDAEVKLGEQLGLLKRQDQNKDPYDFFRNRIMFPVIDPRGRVVAFSGRILGESEEAKYINSPNSLIYDKSRTFYNLNLAQDSIRKTREAVIVEGVFDAIGLFRKGIEFVVAPLGTGFTEGHVRILKNMADKVYLMMDSDKAGTKGAFRAVNLLSKEGVVVKVCHIPEGKDPFDYSLHHNKQEIRELLEGASPASQFMIREILAGAGPTSLAEEKQAGVKKLFEFLKPMEKETDKQVYLEEGARQLGLSFSSLFQDFRGKPGVTSTPSVVDTKKDRTPQKPGKPSPVLVCERKMIAMLIQNLELFSFADDLLSLEFRDEVSAFFWDYLYTKYLQNENLTAAEILSREEIPSEYLGMIAEHFSADVSVTPATFRAMFLYHADLLDDARMEELVKEMAKPDLTIEEKNNLLSELSLLKSEKNKRSVYLRTIQTLEV, from the coding sequence GTGAATCCTTACCAAAGTTTTAAAGAAAGAGTTCGCAGAGAAGTCTCCATTGACTCCTACATCAACCGATTTGTTCCGTTACGCCGAATGGGTAGAAATCTCGTTGGCATATGCCCTTTTCATAATGAAAAAACCCCATCATTCAATGTAAACCCAGAAGGTGGATTTTACCACTGTTTTGGATGTAAGGCATCGGGTGATTTATTCCGCTTTGTGATGGATTACCAAAAAGTGGATTTTTTAAAATCTCTGGAAGTCCTCTCTGAATATTCAGGCATTCCACTCGTGGAAAGAACCAAAGAAGAAGAAGAGTCGGAACGAAAAAAAGAAGCACTTTATCAAATTTCACAAAAAGCACTCGAATACTTTCAAAAAAATCTAAATACAACTGCCGGTGAACTTGCGTTAAAGTATTTAGAATCACGTGGTATGTATGCCGAAGACCTAAAGGTTTTTAAGATTGGATTTGGACTTCCTGGATTTGGAAATTTACGAAGCGAGTTGTTCAAAACAGATGCGGAAGTGAAGTTAGGAGAACAGTTGGGTCTACTCAAACGACAGGACCAAAACAAAGATCCTTATGATTTTTTTCGCAACCGGATCATGTTCCCTGTGATTGATCCAAGAGGAAGAGTGGTTGCCTTTTCGGGACGTATCTTAGGTGAATCGGAAGAAGCCAAATACATCAATAGCCCAAACTCACTCATTTACGACAAAAGCCGTACGTTTTATAATTTAAATTTAGCCCAAGACAGCATACGCAAAACACGAGAAGCTGTCATCGTGGAAGGTGTTTTCGACGCCATTGGTCTCTTTCGCAAAGGAATTGAATTTGTCGTCGCACCTCTTGGTACTGGCTTCACAGAAGGCCATGTTCGGATTTTAAAAAACATGGCAGACAAAGTGTATCTGATGATGGATTCCGATAAAGCTGGAACCAAAGGTGCCTTTCGTGCCGTAAACCTTCTCTCCAAGGAAGGAGTTGTGGTAAAAGTTTGCCATATCCCCGAAGGCAAAGACCCATTTGATTATTCCCTCCATCATAACAAACAGGAAATCCGAGAATTACTGGAAGGTGCCTCTCCCGCTTCTCAATTTATGATCCGAGAGATCCTCGCTGGGGCAGGTCCGACTTCCCTTGCAGAAGAAAAACAAGCAGGAGTGAAAAAACTCTTTGAATTCTTAAAACCAATGGAGAAGGAAACGGACAAACAGGTCTATTTAGAAGAGGGAGCTCGCCAACTGGGACTCTCATTTTCTTCTCTTTTTCAGGACTTTCGTGGGAAACCAGGTGTAACTTCGACCCCTTCCGTTGTCGATACTAAGAAAGACCGCACGCCACAGAAACCGGGGAAACCATCTCCTGTTCTTGTCTGTGAGCGGAAGATGATAGCCATGCTCATTCAAAACTTAGAACTTTTTAGTTTTGCTGATGACTTACTTTCACTTGAGTTTCGTGATGAGGTGTCTGCCTTTTTTTGGGACTATTTATATACAAAGTATTTGCAGAATGAGAACCTAACAGCTGCAGAAATTCTTTCGAGGGAAGAAATTCCTTCGGAATACCTGGGAATGATTGCTGAACATTTTTCGGCCGATGTATCAGTGACCCCAGCTACATTTAGAGCGATGTTTCTTTACCATGCGGATTTGTTGGATGACGCACGGATGGAAGAACTTGTGAAAGAAATGGCGAAACCTGACTTAACGATTGAAGAGAAGAACAATCTTTTGTCAGAACTTTCACTTTTAAAAAGTGAAAAAAATAAGAGATCCGTGTATCTCCGAACGATCCAAACGTTAGAAGTCTAA
- the rpoD gene encoding RNA polymerase sigma factor RpoD, whose product MENLASLPEVQKIISIGKANREVSYDEINEILPDKILNSEKIDDVFTLLHEMGIEIVEEYSKKSLEESSSLTTTKEETTKETKEKPARKKRESSVSSSSEDPIRLYLKEIGKVSLISGETEVFLAKRIEKGEKIIEETILSSSILRQNFAKLIPKIKSKKIKVYDLVKVDKMYALNQEQADKLEKVFFENMELIQQDEKVLNESTNRIRKYSENSKKFKELKEKIDLSTGKIDEAIRKIGVSQKEIQKISQKIKSMVFRVKEIEKHFLKIKAKYGHDVREIKALNRFIEKNENLDEIEKMMGCDIDEVREVIKDIRNNERKLRRMEQEAGSPVGEIKDWGEKIIKGEREIAQAKRELVRANLRLVVSIAKRYANRGMHFFDLIQEGNIGLIRAVDKFEYKKGYKFSTYATWWIRQAITRAISDQARTIRVPVHMIEQVNKVIRETRLFVQEFGRDPSNDEIAERLGWPVQKVKAVKNVAREPISLEIPVGSEEDSELGDFIEDKEVISPLNSAASSILSEQIRQVLQTLPAREQKVIRMRFGLDDGYAQTLEEVGYQFKVTRERIRQIEAKALRRLRHPSRSKKLKDYID is encoded by the coding sequence ATGGAAAATCTAGCAAGCCTACCAGAAGTACAAAAGATCATCTCGATCGGAAAAGCGAATCGAGAAGTATCTTATGATGAGATCAATGAAATACTACCGGATAAAATTCTAAATTCCGAAAAGATTGATGATGTCTTCACCTTGTTACACGAGATGGGGATTGAAATTGTCGAAGAATATTCTAAAAAATCTTTAGAAGAATCAAGTAGCCTCACGACTACCAAAGAAGAAACGACAAAAGAAACAAAAGAAAAACCGGCACGTAAAAAAAGAGAGTCCAGTGTTTCTTCTAGTTCTGAAGATCCCATTCGTCTTTATTTAAAAGAGATTGGTAAAGTTTCCCTTATCTCTGGTGAAACAGAGGTATTCCTTGCCAAACGGATTGAGAAGGGTGAAAAGATCATTGAAGAAACGATCTTAAGTTCCTCCATCCTTCGTCAAAACTTTGCCAAACTGATTCCAAAAATTAAGTCCAAAAAAATCAAAGTTTATGACTTGGTGAAAGTGGACAAAATGTACGCACTCAACCAAGAGCAAGCGGACAAATTGGAAAAAGTATTTTTTGAGAATATGGAACTCATCCAACAAGATGAGAAGGTCCTAAACGAATCCACAAACCGCATTCGTAAGTATTCGGAAAATTCTAAGAAGTTCAAAGAACTCAAAGAAAAAATCGATTTATCCACTGGAAAAATTGATGAAGCCATTCGTAAAATTGGTGTTTCCCAAAAAGAAATCCAAAAGATCTCTCAAAAGATCAAATCAATGGTTTTCCGTGTTAAGGAAATCGAAAAACACTTCTTAAAAATCAAAGCCAAATACGGCCACGATGTTCGTGAAATCAAAGCTCTCAACCGTTTCATCGAAAAGAATGAAAACCTAGATGAAATCGAAAAGATGATGGGTTGTGACATTGATGAAGTGAGAGAAGTCATCAAAGACATCCGCAATAATGAAAGAAAACTCCGACGTATGGAGCAGGAAGCGGGTTCTCCTGTTGGGGAGATCAAAGATTGGGGTGAAAAGATCATCAAAGGGGAAAGGGAAATTGCACAAGCCAAAAGAGAACTTGTACGAGCTAACCTTCGTTTGGTGGTATCGATTGCGAAACGATACGCTAACCGCGGTATGCATTTCTTTGACTTAATCCAAGAAGGAAACATCGGTCTCATTCGTGCGGTCGATAAATTCGAATACAAAAAAGGGTATAAGTTTTCCACTTACGCCACTTGGTGGATCAGACAAGCCATCACTCGTGCGATCTCTGACCAAGCAAGGACCATTCGTGTACCGGTTCACATGATCGAACAAGTGAACAAAGTGATCCGGGAAACACGTCTCTTTGTCCAAGAGTTTGGCCGTGACCCATCCAATGATGAAATTGCCGAACGACTCGGTTGGCCAGTGCAGAAAGTAAAGGCTGTGAAAAACGTGGCCCGCGAACCAATTTCACTCGAGATCCCTGTGGGTTCGGAAGAAGATTCGGAACTCGGAGATTTTATTGAAGACAAAGAAGTGATCTCGCCACTCAACTCTGCCGCATCCTCGATCCTCTCTGAACAGATACGCCAAGTGTTACAAACACTGCCTGCTCGGGAACAAAAAGTGATTCGGATGCGATTTGGCTTGGATGATGGGTATGCACAAACACTTGAAGAAGTAGGTTACCAATTTAAGGTAACTCGTGAGAGGATTCGTCAGATCGAAGCAAAAGCACTTCGTAGACTCCGACACCCAAGTCGTTCCAAAAAATTGAAAGACTATATCGACTAA
- a CDS encoding NADase-type glycan-binding domain-containing protein, whose amino-acid sequence MDLFLFCHHTSIPLKSYQILSRYPKVRFPLKGSFRFSPIKHFLCFCILLVSVSFTFHCKRSETQLDYERTQSVGQVSPEEPWRFSPEFALDDKYGTAFCANAKEVGSGFTIFLSNNTQFTALQLLNGFHRGVNDLKNNDSIKKLRVSSFWMEKNDSKSKLKEDRTKDFTLSKAKFGKQGLQVIDLDATFEGNVIRFEILETYGLGNTGRVCLSEVRLGEVKKEGFVPNPWVSFDKIKRTIADFGKAERHAYGFKQLVLANEKGNILFYDQGTVLPVFFKPDQTFSFSEMYGEGDPTSFLPSIIGTYTILQSTDEGLELNLSYFDLGGIERNISWVFKRAEVGDEDYENFKTKLGTKFSEVYQPKTHFLFVLKEKETGRTFYHYELAIPK is encoded by the coding sequence ATGGATCTCTTTTTATTTTGCCATCATACCTCTATTCCTTTGAAATCGTATCAAATTCTTTCCCGTTACCCAAAGGTTCGTTTCCCTTTGAAAGGTTCTTTTCGATTCTCTCCAATCAAACATTTCCTTTGTTTCTGTATCCTCTTGGTTTCAGTCTCCTTTACTTTTCATTGCAAACGATCAGAAACACAATTGGATTATGAACGAACACAAAGTGTGGGCCAAGTGAGTCCAGAAGAACCTTGGCGCTTCAGTCCAGAATTTGCTTTGGATGATAAGTATGGGACAGCATTTTGCGCGAATGCAAAAGAAGTGGGCTCTGGTTTTACCATTTTTTTATCAAACAATACTCAATTCACAGCATTGCAACTGTTAAATGGCTTTCATCGTGGCGTGAATGATCTAAAAAATAATGATTCTATCAAAAAACTTCGGGTCTCGTCCTTTTGGATGGAGAAAAACGATTCCAAAAGTAAACTAAAAGAAGACCGCACCAAGGATTTTACACTTTCAAAAGCAAAATTTGGAAAACAAGGGTTACAAGTCATTGATTTGGATGCCACATTTGAAGGCAATGTCATCCGTTTTGAAATATTAGAAACCTATGGACTTGGAAATACGGGTCGCGTTTGTTTATCAGAAGTCCGTTTGGGGGAAGTGAAAAAAGAAGGATTTGTCCCAAACCCTTGGGTATCCTTTGATAAAATCAAACGTACGATTGCAGACTTTGGAAAGGCAGAACGCCATGCTTATGGTTTTAAACAATTGGTATTGGCAAATGAAAAAGGGAATATTTTATTTTATGACCAAGGGACCGTGCTTCCTGTATTTTTTAAACCGGACCAAACCTTTAGTTTTTCCGAAATGTATGGAGAGGGTGATCCTACTAGTTTTTTACCATCCATCATCGGAACATACACCATCTTACAGTCAACAGACGAGGGTTTGGAATTAAACCTCAGTTATTTTGATTTAGGTGGGATCGAACGGAATATTTCTTGGGTCTTCAAACGTGCTGAGGTCGGCGATGAAGATTACGAAAATTTCAAAACCAAGCTGGGTACTAAATTTTCGGAAGTCTACCAACCCAAAACCCATTTCCTGTTTGTTTTGAAGGAAAAAGAAACGGGTCGGACATTTTACCATTACGAACTAGCA